A single genomic interval of Helianthus annuus cultivar XRQ/B chromosome 13, HanXRQr2.0-SUNRISE, whole genome shotgun sequence harbors:
- the LOC110902994 gene encoding AAA-ATPase At3g28510 encodes MDPKKKEEILNDLLTFSKSKDYYKKVGKSWKRGYLLYGPPGTGKSSMIAAMANLLEYDIYDLELASVKDNTDLRKLLIETSSKSMIVIEDIDCSLDLTGKRKEKHEDDKEDEKDPTKKMEKMAKKKDKESEVTLSGLLNFIDGLWSACGSERLIVFTTNHIEKLDPALIRRGRMDKHIEMSYCCFETFKVLAKNYLDVETHELFPTIGRLLGETNMTPADVAESLMPKSNEECVEVCLNKVIKSLESAKEEARLKSVEDDMNKCKVEAVGEKSEVNNDQKVEESDESSDSKD; translated from the exons ATGGATCCAAAGAAGAAGGAGGAGATTTTGAATGATTTGTTGACGTTCAGCAAGTCCAAAGACTACTACAAAAAG GTGGGCAAGTCGTGGAAACGAGGATATCTTCTTTACGGTCCACCAGGAACCGGGAAGTCTAGCATGATTGCGGCCATGGCTAACCTTCTGGAATACGATATCTATGATCTTGAACTGGCGTCGGTGAAAGATAACACGGATTTGAGGAAGCTGCTCATCGAGACATCAAGCAAGTCCATGATTGTGATCGAGGATATCGATTGTTCACTTGATCTCACCGGTAAGAGAAAGGAGAAACATGAAGATGATAAAGAGGATGAGAAGGATCCAACTAAGAAAATGGAGAAAATGGCGAAGAAAAAGGATAAGGAGAGCGAGGTGACTTTGTCCGGGCTGCTCAACTTCATTGATGGGCTATGGTCGGCTTGTGGCAGCGAGAGATTGATCGTGTTCACGACAAACCACATAGAAAAGCTTGATCCTGCTCTCATTAGGAGAGGACGGATGGATAAACATATTGAGATGTCATATTGTTGTTTTGAAACATTTAAGGTTCTTGCGAAGAACTATTTGGATGTTGAAACGCATGAGTTGTTCCCAACCATTGGTCGACTTTTGGGGGAGACGAATATGACTCCAGCTGATGTGGCCGAGAGTTTGATGCCGAAGTCAAATGAAGAGTGTGTTGAGGTTTGCTTGAACAAGGTGATCAAATCTCTGGAAAGTGCAAAGGAAGAAGCAAGACTTAAAAGTGTGGAGGATGACATGAACAAATGTAAGGTGGAAGCAGTTGGTGAAAAAAGTGAAGTTAATAATGATCAAAAGGTAGAAGAGAGTGATGAATCAAGCGATTCAAAGGACTAA